One genomic window of Acidovorax radicis includes the following:
- a CDS encoding CvpA family protein, translating to MAALDWIFMGVLVASMLIGAWRGLVFEVLSLFGWVVSFFVAQWFAQDVAAWLPMRESAGALRYAAGFVIVFIAAVFACGFLTSLAKKLIEAIGLRPADRALGAIFGVLRGVVLLLAVAVVAGLTPVGGAPWWQESQAAPVLAEVLKGLKPALPEEFSRHLPS from the coding sequence ATGGCGGCGCTTGATTGGATCTTCATGGGGGTGCTTGTCGCATCTATGCTGATAGGCGCTTGGCGTGGACTGGTGTTTGAAGTGCTGTCTTTGTTTGGGTGGGTCGTGTCGTTTTTTGTGGCGCAGTGGTTTGCGCAAGACGTTGCGGCCTGGCTCCCGATGAGGGAGTCGGCAGGGGCGCTGCGTTATGCAGCGGGCTTTGTGATCGTTTTTATTGCCGCAGTGTTTGCTTGCGGTTTTTTGACCTCGCTGGCCAAAAAGCTGATCGAGGCCATTGGACTTCGACCGGCGGACCGGGCATTGGGCGCGATTTTTGGGGTGCTGCGAGGCGTCGTTTTGTTATTGGCTGTGGCAGTGGTGGCGGGGCTTACGCCTGTGGGTGGTGCGCCTTGGTGGCAAGAGTCGCAGGCCGCACCGGTGCTGGCTGAAGTGCTCAAGGGCTTGAAACCTGCATTACCGGAAGAATTTAGTAGGCATCTGCCTTCTTGA
- the plsY gene encoding glycerol-3-phosphate 1-O-acyltransferase PlsY, which produces MNVVYPLLAAVAAYLLGSLSFAVIVTRVMGLNDPRTYGSKNPGATNVLRSGSKAAAVVTLVLDCMKGWLPVALVMWFGHPYGLEDGTVAMVGLAAFLGHLWPVFFRFEGGKGVATALGVLLGISVWLGLATAATWLIIAVFFRYSSLASLVAAVFAPVYYLLVDGVVWYAEVTIALSIVVMSALLAWRHKENIQRLIAGKESRLGSKKVKAAAEASGKAHK; this is translated from the coding sequence TTGAACGTCGTCTACCCCCTTCTTGCCGCTGTGGCTGCCTATCTGCTGGGCTCGTTGTCGTTTGCGGTCATCGTGACGCGAGTCATGGGCCTGAACGATCCGCGCACCTATGGCAGCAAAAACCCCGGCGCCACCAATGTGCTGCGCTCCGGCAGCAAGGCTGCAGCCGTTGTCACACTGGTGCTCGATTGCATGAAAGGCTGGTTGCCCGTGGCCTTGGTGATGTGGTTTGGGCACCCCTACGGCTTGGAGGATGGCACCGTGGCGATGGTGGGACTGGCTGCGTTTTTGGGCCACTTGTGGCCGGTGTTCTTTCGCTTTGAGGGGGGTAAGGGCGTGGCCACGGCGCTGGGCGTGCTGTTGGGCATCAGTGTCTGGCTGGGCCTTGCCACGGCCGCAACCTGGCTCATCATCGCCGTCTTTTTTCGGTACTCGTCGCTGGCGTCTTTGGTTGCGGCGGTGTTTGCGCCGGTGTATTACCTGCTCGTCGATGGCGTGGTCTGGTATGCCGAAGTCACCATCGCCCTGTCTATTGTGGTGATGTCCGCGTTGCTGGCCTGGCGGCATAAAGAAAACATCCAGCGGCTCATCGCTGGCAAGGAGTCGCGTCTAGGGAGCAAGAAGGTCAAGGCGGCGGCAGAAGCCTCTGGCAAAGCCCACAAGTGA
- the argG gene encoding argininosuccinate synthase, whose amino-acid sequence MATILQNLPLGQKVGIAFSGGLDTSAALHWMKLKGALPYAYTANLGQPDEADYDAIPRKAMEYGAEKARLVDCRTQLAHEGIAALQAGAFHISTGGLTYFNTTPLGRAVTGTMLVAAMKEDDVNIWGDGSTFKGNDIERFYRYGLLTNPSLKIYKPWLDQLFIDELGGRAEMSAFMTKAGFGYKMSAEKAYSTDSNMLGATHEAKDLEFLNSGIRIVNPIMGVAFWKDEVEVKREEVSVRFEEGQPVALNGVEFDDPVALILEANRIGGRHGLGMSDQIENRIIEAKSRGIYEAPGLALLHVAYERLVTGIHNEDTIEQYRMNGLKLGRLLYQGRWFDPQAIMLRETAQRWVARAVTGTVTLELRRGNDYSLLNTESPNLTYHPERLSMEKVEDAPFSPLDRIGQLTMRNLDIVDTRDKLGVYARAGLLSLGGNAALAQLENGNSTKK is encoded by the coding sequence ATGGCAACCATCCTCCAGAACCTCCCCCTCGGCCAAAAGGTCGGCATCGCATTCTCCGGCGGCCTGGACACCAGCGCCGCACTGCACTGGATGAAGCTCAAGGGCGCTTTGCCCTACGCTTACACCGCCAACCTCGGCCAGCCGGACGAGGCCGACTACGACGCCATCCCACGCAAGGCGATGGAATACGGTGCAGAAAAAGCCCGTCTGGTCGACTGCCGCACACAGCTCGCACATGAAGGCATCGCCGCCCTGCAGGCCGGCGCCTTCCACATCTCCACGGGTGGGCTGACCTACTTCAATACCACGCCCCTGGGCCGCGCCGTGACCGGCACCATGCTCGTGGCCGCCATGAAGGAGGACGACGTCAACATCTGGGGTGACGGCTCGACCTTCAAGGGCAACGACATCGAGCGCTTCTACCGCTACGGCCTGTTGACCAACCCTTCGCTCAAGATCTACAAGCCCTGGCTGGACCAGTTGTTCATCGACGAACTGGGCGGCCGTGCCGAGATGTCGGCGTTCATGACGAAGGCCGGCTTTGGCTACAAGATGAGCGCCGAAAAGGCCTACAGCACCGACAGCAACATGCTGGGCGCCACGCACGAGGCCAAAGACCTGGAGTTTTTGAACAGCGGTATCCGCATCGTCAACCCCATCATGGGCGTGGCGTTCTGGAAGGACGAGGTTGAAGTCAAGCGCGAGGAAGTGTCGGTGCGCTTTGAAGAAGGCCAGCCCGTGGCGCTCAACGGCGTGGAATTCGACGACCCTGTCGCGCTGATCCTGGAAGCCAACCGCATCGGCGGCCGCCACGGCCTGGGCATGAGCGACCAGATCGAGAACCGCATCATCGAAGCCAAGAGCCGCGGAATCTACGAAGCCCCCGGCCTCGCGCTGCTGCACGTCGCCTATGAGCGTCTGGTGACCGGCATCCACAACGAAGACACCATCGAGCAGTACCGCATGAACGGCCTCAAGCTCGGCCGCCTGCTGTACCAAGGCCGCTGGTTCGACCCGCAGGCCATCATGCTGCGCGAAACCGCCCAGCGCTGGGTGGCGCGCGCCGTGACCGGCACGGTGACGCTGGAACTGCGCCGTGGCAATGACTATTCGCTGCTGAACACCGAATCGCCCAACCTGACGTACCACCCCGAGCGCCTGTCGATGGAGAAGGTCGAAGACGCGCCGTTCTCGCCGCTGGACCGGATTGGCCAGTTGACCATGCGCAACCTGGACATCGTGGACACACGCGACAAACTGGGCGTGTATGCACGTGCGGGGCTGCTGTCGTTGGGTGGCAATGCCGCGCTGGCGCAACTGGAAAATGGCAACAGCACCAAGAAATAA
- a CDS encoding HD-GYP domain-containing protein → MSVHPHTSPPHSEGEYEDLLSLWSDLESALSVLLSRPLQVQDFPGKVRQFDGWLQDLVAHDIDAALYLMFQLASTSTVGYSASHALVCGTLCHIMAHELQLSQRERDSLVRAALTMNIGMTSLQDELAMQRERPTAVQQEAIKTHPLESQALLERLFISDTLWLDVVGQHHASIAERTPLANQEPEDRLTRILGTIDRYAAMISPRKSRAGRSATDSVRAIVGQEVDQRDEVSYTLVRSIGLCPPGTFVKLDNGETAIVLRRSDKANHPLVASVLDPKGSHHAQPSLYQTASGKPRIQSALARSAVGLELNHRTMVRLGLYAAQHSSGLRGLVAPSLVV, encoded by the coding sequence ATGTCTGTTCACCCCCACACCAGCCCCCCCCATTCGGAAGGCGAATACGAAGACCTGCTGAGCCTGTGGTCCGATCTGGAATCAGCCCTGTCGGTGCTGCTGTCACGGCCGCTTCAGGTACAGGACTTTCCGGGCAAGGTGCGGCAGTTCGATGGCTGGCTGCAGGATCTGGTGGCCCACGACATCGATGCGGCGCTCTACCTCATGTTCCAGCTGGCATCCACATCAACGGTTGGCTACAGCGCGTCCCATGCGCTGGTGTGCGGCACGCTGTGCCACATCATGGCGCACGAGTTGCAACTGTCACAGCGCGAGCGCGATAGCTTGGTGCGCGCGGCGCTGACGATGAACATCGGCATGACAAGCTTGCAGGATGAACTGGCGATGCAGCGCGAACGGCCTACCGCCGTGCAGCAGGAAGCCATCAAAACCCACCCGCTTGAAAGCCAGGCACTGCTGGAGCGGTTGTTCATTTCCGACACACTATGGCTCGACGTGGTCGGACAACACCACGCCAGCATTGCCGAGCGCACCCCCCTGGCCAACCAGGAGCCCGAGGACCGCCTGACGCGCATTCTGGGCACCATCGACCGCTACGCGGCCATGATCAGTCCACGCAAATCACGCGCTGGTCGCAGCGCCACGGACTCGGTGCGCGCCATCGTCGGGCAAGAGGTGGATCAACGCGATGAGGTGAGCTATACGCTGGTGCGGTCCATCGGACTGTGTCCTCCGGGCACCTTCGTCAAACTCGATAACGGCGAAACAGCCATCGTGCTGCGCCGCAGTGACAAAGCCAATCACCCGCTGGTAGCCAGCGTGCTGGACCCCAAAGGCAGCCACCATGCGCAACCGAGCCTGTACCAGACGGCCAGCGGCAAACCACGCATCCAGTCGGCGCTTGCACGGTCTGCGGTGGGTCTGGAACTCAACCACCGCACCATGGTGCGTCTGGGCCTGTATGCGGCCCAACACAGCAGCGGCTTGCGTGGCCTCGTCGCGCCGAGCCTGGTGGTCTGA
- a CDS encoding SPOR domain-containing protein codes for MAFFKFRWPGRGEQQQTEKPSKRPRAPQVESVEVMRRRARHRLIGAAVLVLLGVIGFPLLFDTQPRPVPVDIPIEIPDRNKVAPLVVPAPVAVAPAVKPAAPAAQSSAAGSHVAAARSSAIGNGLTEGEEIVPGTRPAVAKPVPSAPVKVESRPEPKPEPKTPAPIEHKPTPRTDDSARARALLEGRSPAPAATTLPAAGNAEESRFIVQVGAFADADKAREARTKVERAGMKTYMQVVDTKDGKRTRVRVGPFTTRGDADKAAARIKGLDLPASVLTL; via the coding sequence ATGGCATTTTTCAAGTTTCGGTGGCCCGGTCGGGGTGAGCAGCAACAGACCGAAAAACCTTCAAAGCGGCCACGCGCGCCCCAGGTCGAGAGTGTCGAGGTGATGCGCCGCCGCGCCCGCCACAGGCTGATTGGCGCCGCCGTGCTGGTGCTGCTGGGTGTCATCGGATTTCCTCTGCTTTTTGATACCCAGCCCCGGCCTGTGCCCGTGGATATTCCCATTGAAATCCCGGACCGCAATAAGGTCGCACCCCTGGTGGTTCCTGCTCCGGTGGCCGTGGCTCCTGCGGTCAAACCTGCTGCGCCTGCTGCTCAAAGTTCCGCTGCGGGGTCGCATGTCGCTGCTGCGCGCAGCAGCGCGATCGGCAACGGATTGACCGAGGGCGAAGAAATCGTGCCTGGAACACGTCCCGCTGTGGCGAAGCCGGTACCGTCCGCGCCCGTCAAGGTGGAATCAAGGCCCGAACCCAAGCCGGAGCCAAAAACGCCGGCCCCGATTGAGCACAAGCCGACGCCCCGCACGGACGATTCAGCCCGCGCCCGTGCGTTGCTGGAAGGGCGCTCGCCTGCACCGGCCGCTACCACTTTGCCTGCCGCTGGCAATGCCGAGGAGAGCCGCTTCATCGTGCAGGTGGGCGCTTTTGCTGACGCCGACAAGGCCCGCGAAGCACGGACCAAGGTCGAGCGCGCCGGGATGAAAACTTATATGCAGGTGGTAGATACCAAAGACGGAAAGCGGACCCGGGTTCGTGTGGGCCCGTTCACTACCCGTGGTGATGCAGACAAGGCCGCTGCGCGCATCAAAGGGCTGGATCTTCCCGCTTCGGTGTTGACGCTGTAA
- a CDS encoding glycine zipper 2TM domain-containing protein, with the protein MKKIVVFSVLAAIATLASAQEQGRVLSATPVVQQIGVPQQVCGNETVYSGNRTSGAGAVIGAIAGGAAGNAIGRGNGRAAATAIGVLGGAVLGNQIEGNGQPQYQNVQRCNTETYYENRTVGYDVVYEYAGRQYTTRTQNDPGRWIAVNVQPAGQYSTQPDPYAPQGVYSQPGVVTSTYSTQPVYQQPVYVAPPVTVIEYGYDGGRPYYPRHRNPYDR; encoded by the coding sequence ATGAAAAAGATCGTTGTTTTTTCCGTCCTGGCCGCAATAGCCACCCTGGCGAGCGCGCAGGAACAAGGCCGTGTGCTGTCGGCCACCCCTGTGGTGCAACAAATCGGCGTGCCACAGCAGGTCTGCGGCAATGAGACCGTTTACAGCGGCAACCGCACATCAGGAGCCGGTGCCGTGATTGGCGCAATTGCTGGCGGCGCTGCGGGCAATGCCATCGGCAGAGGCAACGGCCGTGCCGCCGCCACCGCCATTGGTGTGCTGGGTGGCGCGGTTCTGGGCAACCAGATCGAGGGCAATGGCCAGCCGCAATACCAGAACGTGCAGCGATGCAACACCGAGACCTATTACGAAAACCGCACTGTGGGCTATGACGTGGTCTATGAATACGCTGGCCGGCAATACACGACACGCACCCAGAACGACCCCGGCCGCTGGATTGCGGTGAACGTGCAGCCCGCTGGCCAGTACTCCACCCAGCCTGATCCATACGCACCGCAAGGCGTGTACAGCCAGCCCGGTGTGGTCACCTCCACGTATTCCACTCAACCGGTGTACCAGCAACCGGTCTACGTCGCCCCTCCTGTCACCGTGATCGAATACGGGTATGACGGCGGGCGCCCTTACTACCCGCGCCATCGCAATCCGTACGATCGGTGA
- the folC gene encoding bifunctional tetrahydrofolate synthase/dihydrofolate synthase, translating into MQTKPHTLEGWLRHCEQLHPLNIDLGLDRVREVARRMSLRFECPVITVAGTNGKGSTCAMLEAVALQAGYRTGVYTSPHLVHFEERCRVHGEIVSASDLVAHFEAVESARTQNGDEISLTYFEFTTLAILRLMSHSLLDVAILEVGLGGRLDATNIVDTDCAIITSIDIDHTEFLGPDRESIGREKAGIMRTGRPVVVSDPMAPQSVMDHAMEVGADLWSFGRDFNFSGDKQQWNWAGRGRRYAGLAYPSLRGANQLINASGVLAAFEALRERLPVTAQAVRNGMAMVELPGRFQIVPGQPTLVLDVAHNPHSVAALTANLDAMGYFPCTHAVFGAMADKDLAPMMAKVGPLVDRWYFTDLPTPRAETAAGLQQKWNAVQMVSGRRSDVTSTLHSGPMEALQSAVAAADPTDRIVVFGSFYTVGGVLVNGTPRLHAKHLG; encoded by the coding sequence ATGCAAACCAAACCCCACACCCTGGAAGGCTGGCTGCGCCATTGTGAGCAGTTACACCCCCTCAATATCGATCTGGGCCTGGACCGGGTCCGCGAAGTCGCGCGACGGATGTCATTGCGTTTTGAATGCCCGGTGATCACGGTGGCGGGCACCAATGGCAAGGGGTCCACCTGCGCGATGCTCGAAGCGGTGGCGCTGCAGGCGGGCTATCGCACAGGGGTGTACACATCGCCGCATCTGGTGCATTTCGAAGAGCGGTGCCGTGTGCATGGGGAGATTGTGTCTGCTTCAGATTTGGTAGCGCACTTTGAAGCAGTGGAAAGCGCAAGAACCCAAAATGGGGATGAAATATCGCTCACGTATTTTGAGTTCACCACGCTGGCCATCCTGCGGTTGATGAGCCATTCGCTGCTGGACGTTGCGATTTTGGAAGTCGGCTTGGGTGGACGGCTGGATGCGACAAATATCGTGGATACCGACTGCGCCATCATCACCAGCATCGACATCGATCACACCGAGTTCCTGGGGCCCGACCGCGAGAGCATCGGCCGCGAAAAGGCGGGGATCATGCGCACGGGCCGGCCCGTGGTGGTGAGCGATCCGATGGCGCCCCAAAGCGTCATGGATCACGCGATGGAGGTTGGTGCTGACCTGTGGAGTTTTGGGCGCGATTTCAACTTCTCGGGCGACAAGCAGCAGTGGAACTGGGCGGGGCGCGGTCGGCGCTATGCCGGTCTGGCCTACCCGTCGCTGCGGGGCGCCAACCAGTTGATCAATGCCTCGGGTGTATTGGCTGCGTTTGAAGCGCTGCGCGAGCGCCTGCCCGTGACGGCCCAGGCGGTGCGCAACGGGATGGCCATGGTCGAGTTGCCTGGCCGGTTCCAGATTGTTCCGGGCCAGCCCACGCTGGTGCTGGATGTGGCACACAACCCCCATTCGGTGGCGGCGCTCACCGCCAATCTGGATGCCATGGGGTATTTCCCGTGCACCCATGCTGTTTTTGGGGCCATGGCCGATAAGGACCTGGCTCCCATGATGGCCAAGGTAGGGCCGTTGGTGGATCGCTGGTATTTCACCGACCTGCCGACTCCACGTGCTGAAACTGCTGCGGGATTGCAGCAGAAGTGGAACGCTGTCCAGATGGTTTCAGGGCGCCGCAGTGACGTCACATCCACATTGCACTCAGGCCCCATGGAGGCACTTCAGTCTGCGGTCGCCGCTGCAGACCCCACTGATAGAATTGTGGTCTTTGGCTCGTTTTATACGGTTGGAGGCGTTTTGGTGAACGGAACCCCCCGATTGCACGCTAAACATTTGGGCTGA
- a CDS encoding arsenate reductase, with product MKNVRITLYGIPNCDTVKKSRAWMTEHGLDYEFRDFKKQGVPADRASAWTKALGWQKLLNRQGTTWRKLDADTQATVQDDASARAVMQLYPSTIKRPVVEWQVEGQSEPQIHVGFVPEQWQTLIDTQGQD from the coding sequence ATGAAAAATGTGCGTATCACCCTCTATGGCATCCCCAACTGCGACACCGTCAAAAAATCCCGCGCCTGGATGACAGAACACGGGCTGGACTACGAATTTCGCGATTTCAAAAAGCAGGGCGTTCCTGCAGACCGGGCCAGCGCTTGGACAAAAGCACTTGGATGGCAAAAGCTGCTCAATCGCCAGGGAACCACCTGGCGCAAGCTCGATGCAGACACCCAGGCGACGGTGCAAGACGATGCAAGCGCGCGTGCCGTCATGCAACTGTACCCAAGCACCATCAAGCGCCCAGTCGTCGAGTGGCAGGTCGAAGGCCAGAGCGAACCACAGATTCATGTGGGATTTGTCCCGGAACAATGGCAAACACTGATCGATACCCAGGGCCAAGACTGA
- a CDS encoding YajQ family cyclic di-GMP-binding protein — MPSFDTVCEANLVEVKNAVENTAKEIGTRFDFKGTSAGIEIKDKDITLIGDAEFQLTQIEDVLRNKLTKRNVDVRFLDMGDVQKMGGDKVKQVIKVRNGIESELAKKIQKLMKESKLKVQAAIQEDKVRITGAKRDDLQAAMALIRKDVTDVPLSFDNFRD; from the coding sequence ATGCCATCTTTTGACACCGTTTGTGAAGCCAACCTGGTTGAAGTGAAAAACGCCGTTGAGAACACCGCCAAGGAAATCGGCACCCGTTTCGACTTCAAGGGCACTTCGGCCGGCATTGAGATCAAGGACAAGGACATCACGCTGATTGGCGATGCCGAATTCCAGCTCACGCAGATCGAAGACGTGCTGCGCAACAAGCTCACCAAACGCAATGTGGACGTGCGCTTCCTGGACATGGGTGATGTCCAGAAGATGGGCGGTGACAAGGTCAAACAGGTCATCAAGGTGCGCAATGGCATCGAGAGCGAGTTGGCCAAAAAAATCCAGAAGCTCATGAAGGAAAGCAAGCTGAAGGTGCAAGCCGCCATCCAGGAGGACAAGGTGCGCATCACCGGCGCCAAGCGCGACGATCTGCAGGCTGCCATGGCCCTCATCCGCAAGGATGTGACCGATGTGCCGCTGTCGTTTGACAATTTCCGCGACTGA
- a CDS encoding pyrimidine/purine nucleoside phosphorylase, whose amino-acid sequence MTTEKIDGVSVTTQASVYFDGKCVSHGITFPDGTKKSVGVVLPATLTFNTGAPEIMECVAGSCEYKLSGTDNWVKSSAGEKFSVPGNSKFDIRVTEAYHYICHFG is encoded by the coding sequence ATGACCACCGAAAAAATCGACGGCGTGTCCGTCACGACCCAGGCCAGTGTTTACTTTGACGGCAAGTGCGTGAGCCACGGGATCACGTTCCCCGATGGCACGAAAAAATCGGTCGGTGTGGTGCTGCCAGCAACACTCACCTTCAACACGGGCGCACCTGAAATCATGGAGTGCGTGGCTGGATCGTGCGAATACAAGCTCAGTGGCACAGACAACTGGGTGAAATCTTCGGCAGGCGAAAAATTCAGCGTGCCCGGCAATTCGAAGTTCGATATCCGCGTGACCGAGGCCTACCACTACATCTGCCATTTCGGCTGA
- the murB gene encoding UDP-N-acetylmuramate dehydrogenase: protein MVVEKNAPLQPCNTFGIAARAQTLVRVQSIADVLAVLAHPELAVAPKFVLGGGSNIILTGDVKPVVLKMEIKGLRLVDDNPKAWIVEAGAGEVWHDCVAWTLAQGYPGLENLALIPGTVGASPVQNIGAYGVELQNRFDSLDAIDLATGLPFTLDAAQCGFGYRDSVFKHAPADIRNAEGLPRGMGLAGRAVITHVRFRLPKPWKPVLGYLDLERRRVEAGIERPSAQQIFDWVCDIRRTKLPDPAVVGNAGSFFKNPTVSPDQCADIIAREPRIVHYPMPDGSIKLAAGWLIDACGWKGKSIGKAGVYEKQALVLVNRGQGANSVTGGEVMTLAKAIQTSVYERFGIRLEPEPVVV from the coding sequence ATGGTAGTCGAGAAAAACGCCCCTTTACAGCCCTGCAATACCTTTGGCATAGCCGCGCGCGCCCAAACGCTGGTGCGCGTGCAGTCCATCGCAGACGTGCTCGCCGTCCTGGCCCACCCCGAACTGGCAGTTGCCCCGAAGTTTGTGTTGGGCGGCGGCAGCAACATCATCCTCACGGGGGATGTGAAACCCGTGGTGCTCAAGATGGAAATCAAGGGCCTGCGGCTGGTGGACGACAACCCCAAGGCCTGGATCGTGGAGGCCGGTGCGGGCGAGGTGTGGCACGACTGCGTGGCCTGGACGCTGGCGCAGGGTTACCCGGGGCTGGAGAACCTGGCACTGATCCCCGGCACGGTGGGGGCCTCACCGGTGCAAAACATCGGGGCCTATGGCGTGGAGCTGCAGAACCGATTTGACTCGCTCGATGCCATCGACCTGGCCACTGGCCTGCCGTTCACGCTGGATGCGGCGCAGTGCGGTTTTGGCTACCGGGATTCCGTGTTCAAACATGCCCCGGCAGACATCAGGAATGCAGAAGGGTTGCCGCGTGGCATGGGCCTCGCAGGGCGGGCGGTCATTACCCATGTGCGTTTTCGGCTGCCTAAACCCTGGAAGCCGGTGTTGGGTTACCTTGACCTGGAGCGCAGGCGCGTGGAGGCGGGCATTGAGCGTCCCAGCGCCCAGCAGATCTTCGACTGGGTCTGTGACATTCGTCGTACCAAACTGCCGGACCCGGCCGTGGTGGGCAACGCGGGCAGCTTCTTCAAGAACCCCACGGTGTCGCCCGACCAGTGTGCCGACATCATCGCGCGCGAGCCGCGCATCGTGCACTACCCCATGCCTGACGGCAGCATCAAGCTGGCGGCCGGTTGGTTGATCGATGCATGTGGCTGGAAGGGGAAATCCATTGGCAAGGCCGGCGTGTACGAAAAGCAGGCATTGGTGCTGGTCAACCGGGGGCAGGGCGCCAATAGCGTGACCGGCGGTGAGGTGATGACGCTTGCCAAGGCCATCCAGACCAGTGTCTACGAGCGCTTCGGCATCCGGCTGGAGCCTGAGCCGGTGGTGGTGTAA
- a CDS encoding TIGR02281 family clan AA aspartic protease, translating into MTRSLQPLRILPAAMAMVGALWWVPMGAQAQSVALAGVLGTKALLVVDAHPPRAIGVGDEFQGVKVIAVSKEDATIEVKGARRVVRMGEAPVSVGARSGGRRVTLVADSRGHFVNSGSINGQVMQYMVDTGASTVAIGRPDADRMGLKYQSGQPVRVGTANGVGQGWRMKLDSVRIGDVEVFGVEAIITSQPMPYVLLGNSFLTEFQMTRINDQMVLEKRN; encoded by the coding sequence ATGACGCGCTCCCTTCAGCCACTGCGCATTCTTCCAGCCGCCATGGCAATGGTGGGCGCGCTCTGGTGGGTGCCCATGGGGGCTCAAGCGCAATCGGTCGCCCTGGCGGGCGTGCTGGGCACCAAGGCCTTGCTGGTGGTGGACGCCCACCCCCCACGCGCCATTGGTGTAGGTGACGAATTCCAGGGTGTCAAGGTCATTGCGGTGTCCAAGGAAGATGCCACGATTGAAGTCAAAGGCGCCCGCCGCGTCGTGCGAATGGGCGAGGCGCCGGTGAGCGTGGGTGCGCGCTCGGGTGGGCGTCGCGTCACACTCGTGGCCGACAGCCGCGGGCATTTTGTGAACAGCGGCTCCATCAACGGGCAGGTGATGCAATACATGGTGGACACGGGAGCCTCCACCGTGGCAATTGGGCGCCCTGACGCAGACCGCATGGGACTCAAATACCAAAGTGGTCAGCCCGTGAGGGTGGGCACCGCCAACGGGGTGGGCCAAGGGTGGCGAATGAAGCTGGACTCGGTGCGTATCGGCGATGTGGAGGTTTTTGGCGTGGAAGCCATCATCACTTCGCAGCCCATGCCCTATGTGTTGCTGGGCAACAGCTTCTTGACCGAATTCCAGATGACCCGCATCAACGACCAAATGGTGCTGGAAAAGCGCAACTGA
- a CDS encoding 7-cyano-7-deazaguanine/7-aminomethyl-7-deazaguanine transporter, producing MTPVQAPHSRAPLALFLLVALHIAIVIASNYLVQLPITLLGFHSTWGAFSFPFIFLATDLTVRLIGKESARRVITRAMFPALVASYVVGVLFHEGHFNGAGALQTFNTFVFRIAFASFAAYVLGQLLDIQVFDRIRQQSRAWWLAPAAASVFGQALDTAAFFSIAFWRSTDAFMAANWGEIAMVDYIIKLVVSLLLFVPAYGVVLAAVVRTMGREPYPAAA from the coding sequence ATGACTCCCGTTCAAGCGCCGCATTCGCGCGCGCCGCTCGCTCTTTTCCTCCTGGTGGCGCTCCACATCGCCATCGTCATCGCCAGCAACTACCTGGTGCAGTTGCCCATCACGCTGCTGGGCTTTCACAGCACCTGGGGCGCGTTCAGTTTCCCCTTCATCTTTCTGGCGACCGACCTCACGGTGCGCCTGATTGGCAAGGAGTCGGCGCGTCGCGTGATCACGAGGGCGATGTTCCCCGCGCTCGTGGCTTCTTACGTTGTGGGCGTGCTGTTCCACGAAGGGCATTTCAACGGCGCAGGCGCGCTGCAGACGTTCAACACCTTCGTGTTCCGCATCGCGTTTGCCAGTTTTGCGGCCTATGTGTTGGGGCAACTGCTCGATATTCAGGTGTTCGACCGCATCCGCCAGCAAAGCCGGGCGTGGTGGCTGGCACCCGCTGCAGCGTCGGTGTTCGGTCAGGCGCTGGACACGGCGGCATTTTTCTCCATTGCCTTTTGGCGCAGCACGGACGCCTTCATGGCCGCGAACTGGGGGGAGATTGCGATGGTCGACTACATCATCAAGCTGGTTGTGAGCCTGCTGCTGTTTGTGCCAGCGTATGGCGTGGTGCTGGCCGCCGTCGTCCGCACCATGGGGCGGGAGCCCTATCCAGCAGCGGCCTGA